One region of Candidatus Poribacteria bacterium genomic DNA includes:
- a CDS encoding SWIM zinc finger domain-containing protein, whose product MGNWPEFTEGIIRGRASSRSFERGYNYYESGAVLRVVRSGNRILAEVMGSQPDPYRVTIQLGEHGIEFADCTCPYDWGGDCKHIVAVLLTCLYSPEEIEEMPPVEEMLSDLDRDQLERIIVNLIERRPELAEVVQSEIALLQMKPAKSSEPARPDIDTYQLRRQVRGALHSLDHMRCSEAYWHVGEVVDEIRRLLERAWDFIRAGEGRNALIVLEAITDEYIQGWTWLDDSDGEASSLFEDLDQAWTEAILSADLTQEERLSWAERLAEWGSEVEDYGVDYHFVMAHTAAVQGWDYPPLRRVLEGEITRLGAWEGEAPWYADDLAEARLNVLERQGRFQEYLYLAEAEGQYERYVTMLVRLGRYQEAAEYGLNYLSKTDEALALAKALAEKGEMELALKVAEHGLELEGYKDELARWIRDTASRIGRDDLALEAAMRVVRERPTLEDYLAAQKLAGERWPELREELLEHLRRARSSFPDERVDIFLHEGLVDDAIASLGKYAEYAEYGMIERVLDAAIPVRPDWVIRVCRQQAESIMDAGKSQYYHHAVNWLRKAKAAYLSSGRKGEWESYLEELLTKHFRKYKLVPMLKELR is encoded by the coding sequence GTGGGAAATTGGCCTGAGTTCACCGAGGGGATCATCCGCGGACGAGCGAGCTCCCGATCCTTCGAGCGAGGTTACAACTATTACGAATCGGGAGCGGTGTTGAGGGTTGTCAGGAGCGGGAATCGAATATTGGCCGAGGTTATGGGCAGCCAACCCGACCCCTATCGAGTGACCATCCAACTGGGCGAGCACGGCATCGAATTCGCCGATTGCACCTGTCCTTATGACTGGGGAGGCGATTGCAAGCACATCGTCGCCGTATTGCTTACCTGCCTTTACTCCCCTGAGGAGATCGAGGAGATGCCACCTGTTGAGGAGATGCTCTCGGATCTGGATCGAGATCAGCTTGAGAGGATCATCGTAAACCTGATAGAACGTCGGCCGGAGCTGGCGGAGGTTGTCCAAAGCGAAATCGCCTTATTGCAGATGAAACCTGCCAAGTCATCCGAGCCGGCTCGACCGGATATAGATACCTATCAGCTACGCCGTCAGGTCCGAGGGGCGCTTCACAGCTTGGATCATATGCGCTGCTCGGAGGCATACTGGCATGTGGGCGAAGTGGTGGATGAGATCCGCAGGTTGCTTGAAAGGGCATGGGATTTCATCAGAGCGGGAGAAGGTCGTAACGCCCTGATCGTTCTGGAAGCGATCACCGATGAATACATTCAGGGTTGGACATGGCTGGATGACTCCGACGGCGAGGCAAGCAGCCTGTTCGAGGATCTGGATCAGGCATGGACCGAGGCGATCCTGAGCGCCGATCTAACTCAAGAAGAACGCCTGTCGTGGGCCGAACGGTTGGCCGAATGGGGATCGGAGGTGGAGGATTACGGGGTGGACTACCACTTCGTCATGGCCCACACTGCCGCCGTTCAGGGCTGGGATTATCCCCCTCTCCGGCGAGTGCTGGAAGGTGAGATCACAAGGCTCGGCGCGTGGGAGGGGGAGGCGCCGTGGTATGCGGATGATCTAGCCGAGGCCAGGCTGAACGTGCTGGAACGACAGGGGCGTTTCCAGGAATACCTCTATCTCGCCGAGGCGGAGGGACAATATGAGCGATATGTAACGATGCTCGTTCGATTGGGGCGCTACCAGGAGGCAGCTGAGTATGGACTGAACTATCTGAGCAAGACGGATGAAGCGCTGGCGCTGGCAAAAGCTCTGGCGGAGAAGGGAGAGATGGAGTTGGCGCTGAAGGTTGCAGAGCACGGATTGGAACTGGAGGGTTATAAGGATGAGCTTGCACGATGGATCCGGGATACGGCTTCCAGGATCGGTCGTGACGATCTGGCGCTGGAGGCCGCCATGAGAGTTGTTCGTGAACGGCCTACGCTGGAGGATTACCTTGCCGCTCAGAAACTCGCCGGGGAGCGGTGGCCTGAGCTGCGTGAGGAGTTGCTGGAACATCTACGTCGGGCCCGATCATCCTTCCCTGATGAGCGAGTGGACATCTTTCTGCACGAGGGATTAGTGGACGATGCGATCGCCTCTCTCGGCAAATATGCGGAATATGCGGAATATGGCATGATTGAGCGGGTGCTCGATGCGGCCATCCCCGTCCGTCCCGACTGGGTTATACGTGTCTGCCGTCAGCAGGCTGAGAGCATCATGGACGCCGGAAAATCTCAATATTACCATCATGCCGTCAATTGGCTACGGAAAGCCAAAGCCGCCTATCTCTCCTCAGGCAGAAAAGGCGAGTGG